A single region of the Gasterosteus aculeatus chromosome 1, fGasAcu3.hap1.1, whole genome shotgun sequence genome encodes:
- the unc80 gene encoding protein unc-80 homolog isoform X12, whose product MVKRKSLDDNEPECGKGIPFPIQTFLWRQTSAFLRPKLGKQYEASCVSFERVLVENKLHGLSPALSEAIQSISRWELVQAALPHVLHCTSILLSNRNRLGHQDKLGVAETKLLHTLHWMLLDAAQECNHEPSLSHGWSGGSSSSAFLQPVGNQGSSPGAPGSGSGSALGGSGPQHGGSLPEEDEHARTKLFHKSMATVELFVFLFAPLIHRIKESDLTFRLASGLVIWQPMWEHRQPDIPAFTALIKPVRNIVTAKRNSPVNNQCSPCGSGNPGPMGFQVVCEAAQSDSSSPAAGERSCRRGNSVEKGGPSQQPPAVKGPSKKKTSAPAGLLTSMAQRARYATYFDVAVLRCLLQPHWTEEGVHWALMFYLQRLRQILEERPERTSEPSVTPLPRPRSSSMVAATPSLVNTHKTQDMTLKCNEEGKSLSTETFTKVSLTSLRRQAVPDLSSDLGMSIFKKFKNRRDDRERKGSIPYHHAGKKRQRRMGVPFLLHEDHLDVSPTRSTFSFGSFSGLGDDRRALDRGGWQATIMGRRGAADNQNISHATSSQSCFLSPKLPAGKFTRRGSTDTAADADSLSAKHSHSHHSLLRDMPDHSNSHSDNTVREVRSQISTITMAAFNTTVASFNVGYADFFTEHMKKLCNPVTVPEMPVEPLACANLPRSFTDSCINYSCLEEGENIEGTNNFVQKNGMLDLTAVLRALYAVLSHDISSRICDVALNIIDCLLQLSVVPDMGKKLCKPDNKENQEARAKDTAGQGLGAGAQGGGSLPGAGGGGDGGGGGGGGGGGGGGGGSGGGSGQGSKDDVKNNKDYDKKEEGSGFSTHRLALTMLIKIVKSLGCAYGCGEGHRGLSGDRLRMQAQNCLTSLYKLDKVQFRQTMREYVNKDSLNNIVDFLHALLGFCMEPITDKYGSAGERSRRAKKRNIDKAGFGNNFTTGDNKSVAQNMEAVVVGCMFKSLITRCASTTHELHSPENLGLYCDIRQLVQFIKEAHGNVFRRVALSALLDSAEKVTTTKKPEEKEEAKQPGPRRSEAGVSGEKGQVSSAADECRSYISSRPPQTPEHDEQIPGALLGRKDFWRKMFKSQSAASDTSSQSEQDTSECTTAHSGTTTDRRSRSRSRRISLRKKLKLPIGNWLKRSSLSGLTDGVEDLLDISSVDRLSFIRQSSKVKFTSAVKLLEGGAVGPEFARDEEENFFKRLGKWRSGRRNPSKLHHTEEKDGPHGFQERLAASQEAMKNKNVVNLGAIRQGMKRFQFLLNCCEPGTIPDASILAAALDLEAPVVARASLFLECARFVHRCNRGNWPEWMKGHHVNITKRGLSRGRSPVVGNKRNQKLQWNAAKHFCQWGDAIGTRLSELCHSDSESPANILGYIFDEETKRRMRKEDEEEDYLDDNTVNPTKCGCPFALKMAACQLLLEITTFLRETFPCLPRPRTEPLVDLESCRLRLDPDLGRQRYERKISFAGILDDEDGHDSLNSSSHTLKSDTVCDEKKQSEVQDNLAPLPSPPAPSRKIRIGGSRLLQIKGARSFRIKKGGSLSSIRRAGSLKSTKIPRQDSGSENDEGLLSQTHSRDTVTDIGSPFSTSEPSIEPEGQGSGGAEDNYHRNMSWLHIMILLCNQQSFICTHVDFCHPRCYQHHSRSCARLVRAIKLVYGETVDSLREESASSGFIGARAKKSKECSDKSCLRTPSMKRRPTDSNTEGKKDTGMLKYIRNQVMSLSPAPLSLLIKAAPILTDDMYGDIQPAAWELLLSVDEHMAAAAAAMFLLCAVKVPDAVTEMMMAEFQHQEACQRINSVLKFYTLWRFRYQVWPRMEEGAQQIFKIPPPSINFTLPSPILGMPCVPIFDPPWVPQNTGSVRDPINEDQSKSFSARAVSRSHQRAEHILKNLQQEEEKRRLGREASIITAIPVAQEACYEPTCSPPPEQEEEAEEVVNLASRRLSVSPSCASSNSHRNYSFRRGSVWSVRSLASAEDEENTTEHTPTHHMLQPPQAVFPACICAAVLPIVHLMEDGEVREDGVAVSAVAQQILWNCLIEDPALVLRHFLEKLTVSNRQDELMFMLRKLLLNIGDLPAQTSHILFNYLVGLIMYFVRTPCEWGMDAISATLTFLWEVVGYVEGLFFKDLKQTMKKEQCEVKLLVTASMPGTKTLVVHGQNECDIPTQLPVHEDTQFEALLKECLEFFNIPEARSAHYFLMDKRWNLIHYSKTYVRDIYPFRRSVSPQLNLVHMLPEKGQELIQKQVFSRKLEEVGRVLFLISLTQNMPAVHKQSHVSLLQEDLLRLPSFPRTAIDAEFSLATEPQGKELFGLDTLHKVLWIKLLEEMFLGMPSEYPWGDEMMLFLNVFNGALLLHPEDSALLRQYTATAINTAVHFNHLFSLSGYQWILPTMLQVYADYESNPLLRRGIEFCCRQFYILHRKPFVLQLFASVAPLLEFTTSTSTGLSKGVSAQCLFDLLISLEGETKDALDALELVKAEKPLRSLDFCYGNEDLAFSVSDSIKLCVTVAAYAPESFRSLQMLMVLEALVPCHLQKLKINTVTMESASAARDEIAAIAALATSLQALLYSSESLTRPMTAPQMSRSDQGHKGGTAANHAMSGGVNTRDNLHLLEEGQGMPREELDERIAREEFRRPRESLLNICTEFYKHCGPRLKILQNVAGEPRVTALELLDIKSHMRLAEIAHALLKLAPYDTLTMESRGLRRYIMEMLPITDWSSEAVRPALILILKRLDRMFNKIHKMPTLRCARPQALCTRRQVEWEAASSLIEGICLTLQRQPIISFLPHLRSLINVCVNLVMGVVGPSSVADGLPLLHLSPYLSPPLPFSTAVVRLVALQIQALKEDFPLSHVISPFTNQERREGMLLNLLIPFVLTVGSGSKDSPHLEQPEIFLLLQTVINILLPPRIISTSRTKNFMLDASPAHCSTPGDTGKDLRREGLAESTSQAAYLALKVVLVCFERSLGNQWYRLSLQVKEMALRKVGGLAFWDFIDFIVRTRIPIFVLLRPFIQCKLLTQPADSQEEITARHHIADQLERRFIPRPLCKSSLFAEFNNELKILKEAVHSGSAYQGKTSISTVGTSTSAYRLSLATMSRSNTGTGTVWEQESQPSRQPSQDTLSRTDEDDEENDSMSIPSVVSEHEAFLPRMMAQRRFSSHATGSVASQPEVPRATMLPSHSEPNVLDESQGLLQEGNLSRVASVQSEPGPQNLLLQPPLGRKRGLRQLRRPLLSIPKNEPRGRSGARISTTRRGIQPKNKPLETLLDCEAHADQKRSVTFTENQGQGTGGTTEPAAEARKASPALSKSPTLEAASVSSATVTADLHGPAETQVAPAVSSKERREQWGLRSSLSPPHSISRPSTPTHPSRTCSPLPLSRTCSPLALSRTSSPLPPPLPVLGTAPAPGPPPPPPLPPAPLLPPPPPGAPRIRESPGDEDTAALLPRGDTLLQLSEDGGTENPLLRPLLSHPSPRRRPLPFSPVDLDLDESHV is encoded by the exons GACCTGACCTTTCGATTGGCCAGCGGCCTGGTGATATGGCAGCCGATGTGGGAGCACCGGCAGCCCGACATCCCCGCCTTCACCGCGCTCATCAAACCAGTCAGAAACATTGTAACAG CAAAGAGGAACTCCCCCGTCAACAACCAGTGCAGCCCCTGTGGATCCGGCAACCCGGGTCCCATG GGATTCCAGGTGGTTTGCGAAGCCGCCCAATCGGATTCCTCCTCCCCCGCAGCTGGAGAGAGGAGCTGTCGTCGTGGTAACTCGGTCGAGAAAGGTGGCCCTTCCCAACAACCCCCAGCAGTGAAAGGTCCTTCCAAGAAAAA GACATCAGCGCCCGCCGGCCTGCTGACCTCCATGGCCCAACGAGCACGCTACGCAACGTACTTCGATGTGGCGGTGCTGCGCTGCCTGCTGCAGCCGCACTGGACAGAGGAGGGCGTGCACTGGGCCCTGATGTTCTACCTGCAGCGCCTGAGGCAGATCCTGGAGGAGAGACCCGAGCGCACCTCCGAACCCTCGGTGACGCCTCTGCCGCGTCCCCGCAGCAGCTCCATGGTGGCGGCTACGCCGTCACTGGTCAACACCCACAAGACTCAG GACATGACTCTGAAATGCAACGAAGAGGGGAAGTCTCTGAGCACAGAGACGTTTACGAAGGTCTCTCTGACCAGCCTCCGTCGTCAGGCCGTCCCTGACCTCTCCTCCGACCTGGGCATGAGCATTTTCAAGAAG TTTAAGAACCGGCGTGACGACCGCGAGCGAAAGGGCTCCATCCCGTACCATCACGCGGGGAAGAAGCGCCAGCGGCGTATGGGCGTTCCCTTCCTGCTCCACGAGGACCACCTGGACGTCTCGCCCACCCGCAGCACCTTCTCCTTCGGTAGCTTCTCGGGCCTCGGGGATGACCGACGGGCTCTGGACCGCGGGGGCTGGCAGGCCACCATCATGGGTAGGCGGGGCGCCGCTGACAATCAGAATATATCGCATGCCACCAGCTCGCAGTCGTGCTTCCTCTCTCCTAAGCTCCCAGCTG GCAAGTTCACACGGAGGGGCAGCACGGACACTGCTGCAGACGCCGATAGTCTGAGTGCCAAGCACTCTCATTCCCACCACTCTTTGCTCAGAGACATGCCCGACCACTCCAACAGCCACAGCGATAACACCGTCAGAGAGG TGCGATCTCAGATCTCCACCATCACCATGGCTGCATTCAACACCACGGTGGCGTCATTCAACGTCGGCTACGCCGACTTCTTCACGGAGCACATGAAGAAGCTGTGCAACCCCGTCACTGTCCCCGAGATGCCTGTGGAGCCGCTGGCCTGCGCCAACCTGCCACGCAGCTTCACCGACTCCTGCATCAACTACTCCTGtctggaggaaggggagaaCATTGAGGGCACCAACAACTTTGTGCAGAAGAACGGCATGCTGGACCTCACT GCTGTGCTGCGGGCTCTCTACGCCGTCCTCAGCCACGACATCAGCTCCAGGATCTGCGACGTGGCTCTCAATATCATCGACTGCCTGCTGCAGCTGAGCGTGGTGCCCGACATGGGCAAGAAGCTGTGCAAGCCCGACAACAAGGAGAACCAGGAGGCCCGAGCCAAAGACACGGCCGGTCAGGGCCTCGGAGCGGGCGCCCAGGGAGGCGGGTCCCTCCcgggggcgggtggagggggcgatggtggtggtggtggtggaggaggaggaggaggaggaggaggggggggaagtggtGGAGGGAGTGGGCAAGGGAGCAAAGATGATGTGAAAAATAACAAGGATTACGATAAAAAG GAAGAAGGCTCTGGCTTCAGCACCCACCGCCTGGCTCTCACCATGCTGATAAAAATAGTGAAGTCGCTGGGCTGTGCCTATGGCTGTGGCGAGGGACACCGCGGCTTGTCAGGGGATCGCCTCCGGATGCAG GCCCAGAACTGCCTGACCAGCCTTTATAAGCTGGACAAGGTGCAGTTTCGACAGACAATGCGCGAGTACGTCAACAAAGATTCTCTCAATAACATAGTGGACTTCCTGCATGCACTGCTGGGCTTCTGCATGGAGCCCATCACTGACA AGTACGGCAGTGCAGGGGAGAGGTCCAGGAGggcgaaaaaaagaaacatcg ACAAGGCAGGCTTCGGTAACAACTTCACCACGGGGGACAACAAGTCCGTGGCCCAGAACATGGAGGCGGTTGTGGTGGGCTGCATGTTCAAGTCTCTCATAACCCGCTGCGCGTCGACCACACACGAGCTGCACAGCCCCGAGAACCTG GGCCTGTACTGTGACATCCGCCAGCTGGTGCAGTTCATTAAGGAGGCCCATGGAAATGTGTTCCGCCGGGTGGCGCTGAGCGCCCTCCTGGACAGCGCCGAGAAGGTCACCACCACCAAGAAAcccgaggagaaggaagaggccAAGCAGCCGGGACCCAGGAG gtcaGAGGCGGGTGTGTCCGGGGAGAAGGGTCAGGTGTCCAGTGCTGCAGATGAGTGTCGCAGCTACATCTCCAGTAGACCCCCCCAGACCCCCGAACA TGACGAGCAGATCCCCGGCGCTCTGCTGGGCAGGAAGGACTTCTGGAGGAAGATGTTCAAGTCGCAGAGCGCCGCCAGCGACACCAGCAGCCAATCCGAGCAGGACACCTCCGAGTGCACCACCGCACACTCCGGCACCACCACGGACCGGCGCTCGCGTTCCAGATCCCGCCGCATCTCGCTTCGCAAGAAACTGAAGCTGCCGATAG GCAACTGGTTGAAGCGTTCTTCCCTTTCTGGACTGACCGACGGTGTTGAGGACCTGCTGGACATCAGCTCGGTGGATCGTCTCTCCTTCATACGTCAgagttcaaag GTGAAGTTCACCAGCGCGGTGAAGCTGCTGGAGGGCGGCGCGGTGGGGCCGGAGTTCGccagggacgaggaggagaattTCTTCAAGCGGCTCGGTAAATGGAGGTCTGGCAGGCGGAATCCATCCAAGCTTCACCACACAGAAGAGAAAGATG GACCTCACGGCTTTCAAGAGCGTCTGGCGGCCAGCCAGGAGGCCATGAAGAACAAGAACGTAGTGAATCTGGGCGCCATTCGACAGGGCATGAAGCGCTTCCAGTTCCTGCTGAACTGCTGCGAGCCGGGGACCATACCGGACGCCTCCATCCTCGCCGCTGCTCTGGACCTG GAAGCTCCTGTCGTGGCCCGGGCCTCCCTCTTCCTCGAATGCGCCCGGTTTGTGCACCGCTGTAACCGTGGCAACTGGCCGGAGTGGATGAAGGGCCACCACGTAAACATTACCAAGAGAGGCCTCTCGCGGGGTCGATCACCTGTTGTGGGCAACAAAAGAAACCAGAAGCTCCAGTGGAACGCCGCCAAACATTTCTGCCAGTGGGGAGAT GCCATCGGCACGAGGCTCAGTGAACTGTGTCACTCTGACAGCGAGAGCCCTGCAAACATCCTGGGTTACATCTTTGATGAGGAGACCAAACGGAGGATGAGAAaagaagacgaggaagaggactATCTGGATGACA ACACAGTCAATCCTACAAAATGTGGCTGCCCCTTCGCTCTGAAGATGGCTGCCTGCCAGCTGTTGTTGGAAATCACCACTTTCCTGCGGGAGACCTTTCCCTGCCTACCACGCCCACGCACCGAACCACTGGTG GATCTTGAAAGCTGCCGCCTGCGGCTGGACCCGGATCTCGGCCGCCAGCGCTACGAGAGGAAGATCAGCTTTGCGGGAATCCTCGACGACGAGGACGGCCACGACTcgctcaacagcagcagccacacgCTGAAGTCCGACACCGTCTGCGACGAGAAGAAGCAGTCTGAAGTCCAAG ACAATCTCGCCCCGCTGCCCTCCCCTCCAGCGCCGAGCCGGAAGATTCGCATCGGGGGCTCCCGGCTGCTCCAGATCAAAGGCGCTCGCAGCTTCCGCATAAAGAAAGGCGGCTCCCTGTCCTCCATACGCCGGGCCGGGAGCCTCAAGAGCACCAAGATACCGCGGCAGGACTCCGGGTCGGAGAACGACGAGGGGCTGCTGTCGCAAACGCACAGCAGGGATACCGTCACCGACATCG GCAGTCCCTTCAGCACCAGTGAACCCAGCATAGAGCCGGAGGGTCAGGGCTCTGGGGGAGCAGAGGACAACTACCACCGCAACATGTCCTGGCTCCAC ATTATGATCCTGCTGTGCAACCAGCAGAGCTTCATCTGCACCCACGTGGACTTCTGCCACCCTCGCTGTTACCAGCACCACAGCCGCTCCTGCGCCCGTCTGGTGCGCGCCATCAAGCTCGTGTACGGGGAGACAGTGGACAGCCTGAGAGAGGAGAGCGCCTCCTCCGGTTTTATTGGGGCGCGTGCCAAGAAGAGCAAAGAG TGTTCAGACAAGTCTTGCCTGAGGACCCCGTCTATGAAGAGGAGACCCACGGACTCCAACACGGAGGGGAAGAAGGACACCGGCATGCTCAAGTACATCCGCAACCAG GTGATGAGCCTGTCGCCGGCGCCGCTTTCGCTGCTGATCAAGGCGGCTCCCATCTTGACCGACGACATGTACGGAGACATCCAGCCAGCGGCCTGGGAGCTCCTGCTCAGTGTGGATGAACACATGGCGGCCGCGGCAG CTGCCATGTTCCTCCTGTGTGCTGTCAAGGTCCCCGACGCGGTGACCGAAATGATGATGGCAGAGTTCCAGCACCAGGAGGCCTGCCAGCGCATCAACTCCGTCCTGAAGTTTTACACACTGTGGCGTTTTCGCTACCAGGTGTGGCCTCGCATGGAAGAAGGAGCCCAGCAGATCTTTAAG aTCCCTCCCCCCAGCATCAACTTCACTCTGCCATCTCCTATACTCGGCATGCCTTGTGTTCCCATATTTGACCCTCCTTGGGTGCCCCAGAATACAGGCAGCGTCCGGGACCCGATCAATGAAGACCAGTCC AAATCCTTCTCGGCGCGGGCGGTGTCGCGCTCCCACCAGCGGGCCGAGCACATCCTGAAGAacctgcagcaggaggaggagaagcgccGCCTGGGGCGCGAGGCCAGCATCATCACGGCCATCCCCGTGGCCCAGGAGGCCTGCTACGAGCCCACGTGCAGCCCCCCGcccgagcaggaggaggaag CAGAAGAAGTGGTGAACCTGGCTTCGCGCCGTCTGTCCGTCAGCCCCTCCTGCGCCTCTAGCAACTCCCACAGGAACTATTCTTTCCGTCGGGGTTCCGTGTGGTCGGTCCGCTCGCTGGCCAGCGCCGAAG atGAAGAGAACACAACGGAACACACTCCTACACACCACATGTTACAGCCTCCCCAAGCcgttttcccagcatgcatctgtgCCGCAGTCCTACCAATCGTGCACCTGATGGAGGACGGGGAGGTCCGAGAGGATGGTGTGGCCG TGAGTGCTGTTGCCCAACAAATCCTGTGGAACTGCCTAATTGAAGATCCGGCCCTGGTTCTCCGCCACTTCCTGGAAAAGCTAACAGTGAGCAATCGACAG gATGAGCTGATGTTCATGTTAAGGAAGCTGCTGCTCAACATCGGAGATCTGCCGGCTCAGACCTCTCATATCCTCTTCAACTATCTG GTGGGACTGATCATGTATTTTGTGCGGACCCCGTGTGAGTGGGGAATGGACGCCATCTCTGCCACGTTGACCTTCCTGTGGGAGGTGGTCGGCTATGTGGAGGGGCTCTTCTTCAAAGACCTCAAGCAGACCATGAAGAAGGAGCAGTGTGAAGTCAAGCTGCTGGTCACTGCATCCATGCCAG GAACCAAGACGCTGGTGGTGCATGGGCAGAACGAATGTGATATCCCAACACAGCTTCCAGTCCATGAAGACACTCAGTTTGAAGCCCTACTCAAG GAGTGCCTGGAATTTTTCAACATTCCTGAGGCCAGATCGGCACACTACTTCCTCATGGACAAACGATGGAACCTCATCCATTATAGCAAG ACATACGTGAGAGACATCTACCCCTTCCGGAGATCAGTCTCTCCGCAGCTTAACCTGGTCCACATGCTGCCTGAGAAAGGACAGGAGCTGATCCAGAAACAG GTGTTTTCCCGTAAACTAGAGGAAGTTGGACgtgtcctcttcctcatctcccTCACTCAAAACATGCCGGCCGTGCACAAGCAGTCCCACGTCTCCCTGCTGCAGGAAGACCTCCTCCGCCTGCCGTCCTTCCCGCGGACCGCCATCGACGCTGAGTTCTCGCTGGCCACCGAGCCTCAAG GCAAGGAGCTGTTTGGGCTGGACACCCTCCACAAGGTGCTGTGGAtcaagctgctggaggagatgtTCCTGGGCATGCCCAGCGAGTACCCGTGGGGCGACGAGATGATGCTGTTCCTCAACGTCTTCAACggggcgctgctgctgcaccctGAGGACAGCGCCCTCCTCAGGCAGTACACCGCCACCGCCATCAACACCGCTGTGCACTTCAACCACCTCTTCTCCTTGAGCGGCTACCAGTGGATCCTGCCGACCATGCTGCAG GTCTACGCCGACTACGAGAGCAACCCTTTACTGAGGCGCGGCATCGAGTTCTGCTGCCGGCAGTTCTACATCCTCCACCGCAAACCCTTTGTCCTGCAGCTGTTTGCCAGCGTGGCTCCACTGCTGGAATTCACA ACCAGCACCAGTACCGGTCTTTCTAAAGGAGTGTCCGCTCAGTGTCTGTTTGACCTGCTGATCTCTCTGGAGGGGGAGACCAAGGACGCTCTGGACGCTCTGGAGCTTGTTAAGGCTGAGAAGCCTCTACGCTCTTTAG ATTTTTGCTATGGGAATGAGGACCTGGCCTTCTCTGTCAGTGACTCCATCAAGCTGTGTGTCACCGTGGCTGCCTACGCCCCAGAATCCTTTAGGAG TCTGCAGATGCTGATGGTGCTGGAGGCCTTGGTCCCGTGCCACCTCCAGAAGCTGAAGATCAACACGGTTACGATGGAGTCGGCCTCAGCTGCCAGGGATGAGATTGCAGCCATCGCTGCCTTGGCCACATCCCTGCAGGCCCTCCTCTACAGCTCGGAGTCCCTCACAAg GCCCATGACAGCCCCCCAGATGTCCCGCTCTGACCAGGGCCATAAAGGAGGCACTGCAGCTAACCACGCCATGTCGGGAGGGGTCAACACCCG GGACAACCTGCACCTGCTGGAGGAAGGCCAGGGGATGCCgagggaggagctggatgagCGCATCGCCAGGGAAGAGTTCCGGCGGCCCAGGGAATCGCTGTTGAACATTTGCACCGAGTTTTACAAACATTGCGGCCCGCGACTCAAAATCCTGCAGAACGTGGCCGGGGAGCCGCGGGTCACGGCACTGGAGCTGCTGGACATCAAGTCCCACATGAG GCTGGCGGAGATCGCCCACGCCCTGCTGAAATTGGCCCCCTACGACACCCTGACCATGGAGAGCCGCGGGCTGCGGCGCTACATCATGGAGATGCTGCCCATCACCGACTGGTCGTCCGAGGCCGTCCGACCcgccctcatcctcatcctcaagAGGCTGGACCGCATGTTCAACAAGATCCACAAGATGCCTACGCTCAGGTGCGCTCGCCCACAGGCATTATGCACCAG GAGACAGGTGGAGTGGGAGGCGGCCAGCAGCCTGATCGAGGGGATCTGCCTGACCCTGCAGCGACAGCCAATCATCTCCTTCCTCCCACACCTTCGCTCGCTGATCAACGTCTGCGTCAACCTG GTGATGGGTGTGGTCGGTCCCTCCAGCGTGGCCGACgggctccctctcctccacctgagcCCCTACCTCTCGCCCCCGCTGCCCTTCAGCACAGCAGTGGTGCGCCTGGTCGCCCTGCAGATCCAG GCATTGAAGGAGGACTTTCCTCTCAGCCATGTGATCTCGCCCTTCACCAATCAGGAGAGGCGGGAGGGGATGCTGCTCAACCTGCTCATTCCCTTTGTGCTCACTGTGGGCTCTGGAAGCAAAG ACAGCCCCCACCTGGAGCAGCCggagatcttcctgctcctgcaGACGGTCATCAACATCCTGCTGCCTCCCCGGATCatctccacctcccgcacaaagAACTTCATGCTGGACGCCTCCCCGGCTCACTGCTCCACCCCGGGCGACACGGGGAAGGATCTGCGCAGGGAGGGACTGGCGGAGTCCACCAGCCAGGCCGCGTATCTGG CTCTGAAGGTGGTGTTGGTCTGCTTCGAGCGCTCGCTGGGAAACCAGTGGTACCGGCTCAGCTTGCAGGTGAAAGAGATGGCGCTGAGGAAAGTGGGCGGCTTGGCCTTCTGGGACTTCATTGACTTCATCGTCCGAACCCGCATCCCTATCTTCGTGCTGCTGAGGCCCTTCATACAGTGCAAG CTGTTGACGCAGCCCGCCGACTCCCAGGAGGAGATCACGGCCCGTCATCACATCGCCGACCAGCTGGAGCGCCGATTCATCCCGCGGCCCCTCTGCAAGAGCTCCCTGTTTGCAGAGTTCAATAACGAGCTGAAGATACTCAAGGAGGCCGTGCACAGCGGCTCTG CTTACCAGGGAAAGACGTCCATCAGCACGGTGGGCACCTCCACGTCGGCGTATCGCCTCAGTTTGGCCACAATGTCGCGCTCCAACACCGGCACCGGCACCGTGTGGGAGCAGGAGAGCCAGCCATCGCGCCAACCCTCCCAAGACACACTCAGCCGCACGGACGAGGACGACGAAGAGA ATGACTCTATGAGCATCCCCAGCGTGGTGAGCGAGCACGAGGCCTTCCTGCCCCGGATGATGGCGCAGCGCCGGTTCTCCAGCCACGCCACCGGCTCCGTGGCCTCGCAGCCCGAGGTGCCGCGCGCCACCATGCTGCCCAGCCATAG TGAACCCAATGTGCTAGATGAGTCCCAGGGCCTTCTGCAGGAGGGTAACCTCTCTAG GGTTGCCAGTGTGCAGAGTGAACCGGGCCCGCAGAACCTTCTGCTCCAGCCTCCTTTAGGAAGAAAGAGAGGCCTCAGACAG CTACGTCGCCCCCTGCTGTCCATTCCAAAGAATGAACCCCGCGGCCGATCCGGAgcgaggatctccaccacgcgCAGGGGCATCCAGCCCAAGAACAAACCACTGG aaacgttgtTGGACTGTGAAG CGCACGCCGACCAAAAGCGATCCGTCACCTTCACGGAGAACCAAGGCCAGGGAACCGGCGGCACGACGGAgccagcagctgaggccaggaAGGCCAGTCCGGCCCTCTCCAAGTCCCCGACCCTGGAAGCGGCCTCCGTCTCCTCGGCGACGGTGACGGCCGACCTGCACGGCCCCGCTGAGACGCAG GTTGCTCCCGCCGTAAGCAGCAAGGAGAGGCGAGAGCAGTGGGGCCTCCGCAGCAGCCTCTCCCCCCCGCACTCCATCTCCCGCCCCTCCACCCCGACACACCCGTCCCGGACCTGCTCCCCGCTGCCCCTCTCCCGGACCTGCTCCCCTCTCGCCTTGTCCcgcacctcctctcctctgcccccGCCGCTGCCGGTGCTGGGCACGGCGCCGGCGCCCggccccccgcctcctccgcctctgccGCCGGCACCTCTCctgcctccgccgccgccgggggCCCCCCGCATCCGAGAGAGCCCCGGCGACGAGGACACGGCGGCGCTGCTGCCGCGCGGCGACACCCTGCTGCAGCTGAGCGAGGACGGCGGCACGGAGAACCCCCTCCTCAGGCCGCTGCTGTCCCACCCCTcgccccgccgccgccccctgCCCTTCTCCCCGGTCgacctggacctggacgagTCGCACGTCTGA